In Salinarimonas sp., a genomic segment contains:
- a CDS encoding GntR family transcriptional regulator — translation MRRAGDKLSDRLREALEEEIVTGALQPGERLEEVALAQRFAVSRTPIREALHQLAAAGLIENRPRRGALVAEIGPERLVEMFEVMGELEGLCARLAARRAGTADIAAIRAAHEACTQAIETMDVDAYYYRNEIFHERIRETARNAFLLEQATALQRRLRPYRRLQLRARGRVAASFGEHEAIMAAIERGDADAAGRAMREHVVIQGERFADLVASLSDSPRLRA, via the coding sequence ATGCGCCGTGCCGGGGACAAGCTGTCCGATCGCCTGCGCGAGGCGCTCGAGGAGGAGATCGTCACGGGCGCGCTCCAGCCGGGCGAGCGCCTGGAGGAGGTGGCGCTCGCCCAGCGCTTCGCGGTCTCGCGCACGCCGATCCGCGAGGCGCTGCACCAGCTCGCAGCCGCCGGCCTGATCGAGAATCGCCCGCGCCGGGGCGCCCTCGTCGCCGAGATCGGCCCCGAGCGGCTCGTCGAGATGTTCGAGGTGATGGGCGAGCTCGAGGGCCTGTGCGCCCGCCTCGCCGCGCGGCGCGCCGGGACGGCGGACATCGCCGCGATCCGCGCCGCCCACGAGGCCTGCACGCAGGCGATCGAGACGATGGACGTGGACGCCTACTACTATCGCAACGAGATTTTCCACGAGCGCATCCGCGAGACGGCGCGCAACGCCTTCCTGCTCGAGCAGGCGACCGCCCTGCAGCGGCGGCTGCGGCCCTACCGGCGTCTCCAGCTGCGCGCCCGCGGACGGGTGGCGGCGTCCTTCGGCGAGCACGAGGCGATCATGGCCGCGATCGAGCGCGGCGATGCGGACGCCGCCGGCCGGGCCATGCGCGAGCACGTCGTCATCCAGGGCGAGCGCTTCGCCGATCTCGTCGCCTCCCTCTCCGACAGCCCGCGCCTGCGCGCCTGA
- a CDS encoding amidase family protein translates to MPTSSLTELSAVALRRLIGRKEISPVALLDDAIARIEALNPAVNAIAAKGYDRARAEARMAEAAVLRGDPLGPLHGLPVGIKDLEETAGLLTTHGSPLYRDHVLETDDASVANVRAAGAIVVAKTNVPEFGAGANTRNAVFGATGNPFDPRLNAGGSSGGSAVALATEMLPLCSGSDMGGSLRIPAALCGVVGFRPSPGLVPMETRQLGWSPLSVVGPMARTVEDARLLLAAQIGFDPREPLAFPLDADAARQARPVDLARLRVAWTTDFGGAPMSAEIAETLRARMARLAPLFAACDEIALDFSGADEIFDVMRALSFVARHEDAYRADPDSLGPNVRANYEMGARLGLADAARAHAAQTALFRRFQALYRDYDLVIGPVTPVSPFPWTQLYLEELAGERLRNYYHWLAPTYYVTLVTNPAIAIPCGLDPRGMPFGLQVVGRFRADLALLDAAQALEEALSTMEGMGRPRPDPARLAAPRPELTAIVTAPPPA, encoded by the coding sequence ATGCCGACATCCTCGCTCACCGAGCTTTCCGCCGTCGCGCTCAGGCGCCTGATCGGGCGCAAGGAGATCTCCCCCGTCGCGCTGCTTGACGACGCGATCGCGCGCATCGAGGCGCTGAACCCGGCGGTGAACGCCATCGCGGCCAAGGGCTACGACCGCGCCCGCGCCGAGGCGCGGATGGCGGAGGCGGCGGTCCTGAGGGGCGATCCGCTGGGGCCGCTGCACGGGCTGCCCGTCGGGATCAAGGACCTCGAGGAGACGGCGGGTCTCCTCACCACCCACGGCTCGCCGCTCTACCGCGATCACGTCCTCGAGACGGACGATGCGAGCGTGGCCAACGTGCGCGCCGCCGGCGCCATCGTCGTCGCCAAGACCAACGTGCCCGAATTCGGCGCCGGCGCGAACACGCGCAACGCCGTCTTCGGCGCGACCGGCAATCCGTTCGACCCGCGGCTCAATGCCGGCGGCTCGTCCGGCGGCTCGGCGGTCGCGCTCGCGACCGAGATGCTGCCGCTGTGCTCCGGCTCGGACATGGGCGGCTCGCTGCGCATCCCCGCCGCCCTGTGCGGCGTCGTCGGCTTTCGGCCCTCGCCGGGCCTGGTGCCGATGGAGACGCGCCAGCTCGGCTGGTCGCCGCTTTCCGTCGTCGGCCCCATGGCCCGCACGGTGGAGGACGCGCGGCTCCTCCTCGCCGCGCAGATCGGCTTCGACCCGCGCGAGCCGCTCGCCTTTCCCCTCGATGCGGATGCGGCGCGGCAGGCGCGGCCCGTCGACCTCGCGCGCCTGCGCGTCGCCTGGACGACGGATTTCGGAGGGGCGCCGATGAGCGCCGAGATCGCCGAGACGCTGCGCGCCCGCATGGCGCGGCTGGCGCCGCTCTTCGCGGCCTGCGACGAGATCGCGCTCGATTTCTCCGGCGCCGACGAGATCTTCGACGTGATGCGCGCGCTCTCCTTCGTCGCCCGCCACGAGGACGCCTATCGCGCCGATCCCGACAGCCTCGGCCCGAACGTACGCGCGAACTACGAGATGGGCGCCAGGCTCGGCCTCGCGGACGCGGCGCGGGCGCATGCGGCCCAGACGGCGCTGTTCCGCCGCTTCCAGGCGCTCTACCGCGACTACGACCTGGTGATCGGCCCGGTCACGCCGGTGTCGCCGTTCCCGTGGACGCAGCTCTATCTCGAGGAGCTCGCGGGCGAGCGGCTGCGGAACTACTACCATTGGCTCGCGCCGACCTATTACGTCACCCTCGTCACCAACCCCGCGATCGCGATCCCTTGCGGCCTCGACCCGCGCGGCATGCCCTTCGGCCTTCAGGTCGTGGGCCGCTTCCGGGCAGACCTCGCGCTCCTCGACGCGGCGCAGGCGCTGGAGG